In a single window of the Gossypium hirsutum isolate 1008001.06 chromosome D02, Gossypium_hirsutum_v2.1, whole genome shotgun sequence genome:
- the LOC107907970 gene encoding serine/threonine-protein phosphatase 7 long form homolog codes for MARLIRTDIRHISDAANNADSFRVLRGRVSALKIAPDARFMPYLELAGFGSVAMIRSSDLRFDLLSALVERWRPETHTFHFSCGECTVTLEDVAVQLGLPIDRSPVTGVSSFTDLAAVCYQLLGESPEDGDKYFSGIKFTWLKGKICGLSATVSEGELMCVARAYIMHMIGAVLMPDVNGDSVHLSYLPLLADFSIARLYSWGSAVLATLYRELFRATEQQVKDIGGCLILLQSWALYRMPWTTRPGIGKSSDVPIYRLRIEQHAREGFIWMPYWRPKIANVVPSSALVDSHIWCTNTPIINFNVVEWYHGDRVLRQFGCIQPIPDLPCQLGDDHGLTKRGRVQLDWEIYHRKYVALWNDQLRRIPQMVMATDQQPSSEYAQWYHSCGKPYLLGA; via the exons ATGGCTCGATTGATACGAACCGATATTAGACACATATCTGATGCGGCTAATAACgcg GACTCATTCCGAGTATTAAGGGGCCGTGTCAGTGCTTTAAAGATAGCTCCGGATGCACGATTTATGCCGTACCTGGAGCTAGCCGGATTTGGGTCAGTAGCGATGATCCGGTCCTCGGACTTGCGGTTTGATTTATTATCTGCGCTAGTCGAGCGGTGGCGTCCGGAGACTCATACTTTCCATTTTTCGTGCGGGGAGTGCACGGTGACCTTGGAGGATGTTGCAGTGCAGCTTGGGCTCCCAATTGACAGGAGCCCTGTAACAGGAGTATCTTCATTCACGGATCTGGCTGCAGTTTGCTATCAACTCCTAGGAGAGTCACCAGAGGATGGTGATAAATATTTTTCCGGCATAAAATTTACATGGCTAAAAGGCAAAATATGTGGATTATCAGCGACCGTCAGTGAAGGTGAGCTGATGTGCGTTGCTCGAGCGTACATCATGCATATGATAGGGGCAGTACTCATGCCTGATGTAAACGGCGACAGTGTGCATTTGTCATACTTGCCCCTGCTAGCTGATTTCTCCATTGCTAGATTGTACAGCTGGGGTTCTGCCGTTCTAGCAACGCTGTACCGGGAGCTTTTTCGGGCGACAGAGCAGCAAGTTAAAGACATCGGCGGATGCCTCATACTGCTGCAGTCATGGGCGCTTTATCGGATGCC GTGGACGACCCGTCCAGGCATCGGGAAGTCGAGTGATGTCCCGATATATCGCCTCAGGATTGAACAGCATGCCCGGGAAGGG tttatatggatgccGTATTGGAGGCCGAAAATTGCAAATGTTGTACCCTCGTCCGCACTCGTTGATTCCCACATATGGTGTACTAACACACCAATAATAAATTTCAACGTCGTCGAGTGGTATCACGGCGATCGGGTGCTTCGACAATTTGGGTGCATCCAACCTATCCCGGATCTGCCGTGCCAGTTGGGAGATGATCACGGCTTGACAAAGAGAGGAAGAGTTCAATTGGACTGGGAAATATATCACCGGAAATACGTCGCACTGTGGAACGATCAATTGCGCCGAATTCCTCAGATGGTTATGGCTACCGACCAGCAACCATCATCGGAGTATGCACAATGGTACCATAGCTGCGGGAAGCCGTATTTGCTTGGAGCGTAA